AAGTGCTGCCGGAAGGCCGGTTTGAAGTGCTTGGTCTGGGCCAGCATGAATCCCAGGGCATGCGCAAAGGGGTAGTCGTCAATATCGAGACGACGGTCAATTCCATTCAGCGTGCGCTGGAAGAGGCCGAGCTGATGGCTGACTGCAAGATCCGCGAAGTCTATACCGGAATTGCGGGCAGCCACATCACCAGCTTCAACTCCAGTGGCATGGTGGCGGTAAAGGATAAGGAAGTGACCGCCACGGATGTGGCGCGTGTGATCGAAACGGCCAAGGCCGTGAATATCCCTACCGATCAGCAGGTGCTGCATGTGCTGACGCAGGAATTCATCGTGGACTCGCAAGAGGACATCCGCGAGCCTATCGGCATGAGCGGGCTGCGTCTGGAAGTGCGGGTACACATTGTGACTGGTGCCGTCAGTGCCGCCCAGAACATTGTCAAGTGCGTGCGCCGTTGCGGCCTGGAAGTGCAGGATCTGATCTTGCAGCCTTTGGCCTCCAGCCTGTCCTGCCTGACGGCCGATGAGAAAGAGCTGGGCGTAGTGCTGGTGGATATTGGCGGCGGTACGACCGATATTGCCATTTACACCGGCGGTGCCATCCGTCACACCGATGTGATCCCGATTGCCGGCGACCAGATCACCAGCGATATCGCAGCCATGCTGCGCACGCCGACGCCAGATGCGGAAGAAATCAAGTTGCGCTTTGGGGTTGCCAAGCAATCGCTGGCTCATCCCGAGGAAATGATCGAAGTGCCCGGTTTGGGTGATCGTCCCAACCGTCAGGTCAAGCGCCAGGCTTTAGGTGCCGTGATTGAGCCACGCGTCGAGGAGTTGTTCACGTTTGTGCAACAAAGCCTGCGCGAGTCGGGCTACGAAGATCTGCTGTCGTCGGGCGTGGTGCTGACTGGTGGCACGGCCATGTTGCCGGGCATTGTGGAACTGGCCGAGGACGTATTCCTGAAACCGGTGCGTATTGCGGTGCCCAGCTACGAAGGCAGCCTGGCGGATGTGATGCGCAACCCGCGCTTTTCGACGGTGATGGGCCTGTTGACGGAAGCTCGCCTGCAAAGTGCGCGTGGTCGCAAGGTGGCACAGCAAAAAGGCAGTGTCAAAGGTCTGGTGGCCCGCATGAAAGAATGGTTTATGAATTAAGGGCGTTGCAAGACGCTCAGGTCGGGCCGCCTGAAAGGGCGGTCCGGGAGGCAGTTCAAACCGGGTGCGAACCCCCTGGTTGGCAGATGTTTTGAGCTGATTCCAAATTTTGGTTGTATCGGGGAAGTACGTAGAAACTTGACTAATTAGTGTTTGAGTGGGAGTCAATCATGATGAACTTTGAAATGTTAGATACCAGCAGCAGCGGCACGGTCATCAAGGTCGTGGGCGTGGGCGGCGCAGGCGGCAACGCAGTGACGCATATGATCAAGTCGGGCGTGCAGGGCGTGGATTTCATTTGCGCCAATACCGACTCGCAAGCGCTGGCCAGCAGCGATGCTCCTATCCAGATCCGTCTGGGACGCAGTGGCCTGGGTGCTGGCGCCAAGCCCGATCAGGGCCGTGCGGCTGCTGAAACCGCTCGTGAAGAAATCCGTGCCGCCCTGAACGGTGCCAACATGGTGTTTATTACGGCCGGTATGGGTGGTGGTACCGGTACCGGTGCCAGCCCCGTTGTGGCTGAAGTGGCCAAGGAGCTGGGCATTTTGACCGTGGGCGTGGTCACCAAGCCTTTCTCTTTTGAAGGCAACCGCCGTCTGCGCATGGCCGAAGAAGGAATCGAGGAGCTGAGCAAGCACGTTCACTCCCTGATCGTGGTACTGAATGAAAACCTGTACGACTTGATGGACGAGGATGCGACTCAGGCCGATTGCTTCAAGGCGGCGGACGACGTGCTGCACAATGCCTGCGCCGGTATTGCCGAGATCATCAATGTTGAAGGGAATGTGAACGTTGACTTTGAAGACGTGAAAACCATCATGGGTGAGCAAGGTCAAGCCATGATGGGTACGGCGGTGGCCTCCGGCTCGAACCGTGCCCGCGAAGCGGCTGAACGTGCAATTGCCTGCCCATTGCTGGAAGGGGTGGACCTGCACGGTGCTCGCGGCATGCTGGTGAACATCACTTCCTCGTCCTCGCTGAAGATGCGCGAAACCCGCGAAATCATGGACACCATCCGTGGTTACGCCGCAGAAGATGCAACCGTCATCTTCGGTACGGCTTACGATGAGTCCATGGGTGACAGCCTGCGCGTGACGGTCGTGGCTACGGGTCTGGGTCGCAAGCAAGCACGTCCACAGTTGGTACAAAAC
This genomic interval from Alcaligenes ammonioxydans contains the following:
- the ftsA gene encoding cell division protein FtsA; the protein is MTRDIKDLIVALDIGTSKVVAVVAEVLPEGRFEVLGLGQHESQGMRKGVVVNIETTVNSIQRALEEAELMADCKIREVYTGIAGSHITSFNSSGMVAVKDKEVTATDVARVIETAKAVNIPTDQQVLHVLTQEFIVDSQEDIREPIGMSGLRLEVRVHIVTGAVSAAQNIVKCVRRCGLEVQDLILQPLASSLSCLTADEKELGVVLVDIGGGTTDIAIYTGGAIRHTDVIPIAGDQITSDIAAMLRTPTPDAEEIKLRFGVAKQSLAHPEEMIEVPGLGDRPNRQVKRQALGAVIEPRVEELFTFVQQSLRESGYEDLLSSGVVLTGGTAMLPGIVELAEDVFLKPVRIAVPSYEGSLADVMRNPRFSTVMGLLTEARLQSARGRKVAQQKGSVKGLVARMKEWFMN
- the ftsZ gene encoding cell division protein FtsZ, with protein sequence MMNFEMLDTSSSGTVIKVVGVGGAGGNAVTHMIKSGVQGVDFICANTDSQALASSDAPIQIRLGRSGLGAGAKPDQGRAAAETAREEIRAALNGANMVFITAGMGGGTGTGASPVVAEVAKELGILTVGVVTKPFSFEGNRRLRMAEEGIEELSKHVHSLIVVLNENLYDLMDEDATQADCFKAADDVLHNACAGIAEIINVEGNVNVDFEDVKTIMGEQGQAMMGTAVASGSNRAREAAERAIACPLLEGVDLHGARGMLVNITSSSSLKMRETREIMDTIRGYAAEDATVIFGTAYDESMGDSLRVTVVATGLGRKQARPQLVQNNEEVLRTGTDNMPVIGADYANADVPAVIRNPRSQASAQVRALETAGMDHFDIPAFLRKQAD